Proteins encoded in a region of the Zea mays cultivar B73 chromosome 2, Zm-B73-REFERENCE-NAM-5.0, whole genome shotgun sequence genome:
- the LOC103645767 gene encoding uncharacterized protein isoform X1, translating to MEGACVPSCLLLPPVPDLDRLLRCQAWPGVGGLADLFRCRSSSSPASSQASGRTKRVLRSVREGQTGRQRFHPCILQQTVVKITPVCPALALPSTVPRTAAAPALCRSATTPPDEALNARGISRDSRGQPSAFSLPVLAVTARCYRLLLPPLFPVDGSSTSMDGDCHLLCCQRAAH from the exons ATGGAAGGAGCATGTGTgccttcctgcctgctgctgccgcccgtGCCCGATCTCGATCGCCTGCTCCGGTGTCAGGCATGGCCCGGGGTTGGTGGCCTGGCCGATCTGTTCCGTTGCCGTTCGTCGTCTTCTCCTGCGAGCTCGCAAGCTAGTGGCAG GACAAAGCGAGTGCTCCGCTCCGTACGTGAGGGACAGACAGGCAGACAGCGATTCCATCCATGCATTCTCCAGCAAACCGTGGTGAAAATCACGCCCGTCTGCCCCGCGCTGGCGCTGCCATCTACAGTACCCCGCACGGCGGCTGCTCCTGCGCTCTGCAGGTCCGCAACAACCCCACCCGACGAGGCTCTGAACGCGAGGGGGATTTCGCGGGATTCCCGAGGGCAGCCGAGTGCATTTTCATTGCCTGTTCTTGCAGTAACAGCTCGCTGCTACCGTTTACTCCTACCTCCCCTGTTCCCCGTGGATGGGAGCTCCACCTCCATGGATGGAGATTGTCACCTGCTGTGCTGCCAGCGCGCTGCACACTGA
- the LOC100286242 gene encoding uncharacterized protein LOC100286242 precursor, whose protein sequence is MAAASGRAPSACALLLLFLLLVVGAAAAAVIVVDANRGEQEQDWDWEQLSAASPSPWSPAPAPAPSPVSFIDCGSACGARCALSSRWNLCRRACGSCCARCNCVPPGTAGNHDVCPCYAAITTRGGRPKCP, encoded by the exons ATGGCGGCGGCGTCCGGACGGGCTCCGTCTGCTTGCGcgctcctcctcctcttcctcctcctcgttgtgggtgccgccgccgccgccgtcatcGTCGTTGATGCCAACCggggggagcaggagcaggactgGGACTGGGAGCAGCTAAGCGCGGCGTCGCCCTCGCCGTGGAGtcctgcgcctgcccccgcaccGTCCCCCGTGAGCTTCATAG ACTGCGGGAGCGCGTGCGGGGCGCGGTGCGCGCTGTCGTCGCGGTGGAACCTGTGCCGGAGGGCGTGCGGGTCCTGCTGCGCCCGCTGCAACTGCGTGCCGCCGGGCACCGCCGGGAACCACGACGTCTGCCCCTGCTACGCCGCCATCACCACCCGCGGCGGCCGCCCCAAGTGCCCTTGA
- the LOC103645767 gene encoding uncharacterized protein isoform X2, with product MEGACVPSCLLLPPVPDLDRLLRCQAWPGVGGLADLFRCRSSSSPASSQASGSYFFYYRTKRVLRSVREGQTGRQRFHPCILQQTVVKITPVCPALALPSTVPRTAAAPALCRSATTPPDEALNARGISRDSRGQPSAFSLPVLAVTARCYRLLLPPLFPVDGSSTSMDGDCHLLCCQRAAH from the exons ATGGAAGGAGCATGTGTgccttcctgcctgctgctgccgcccgtGCCCGATCTCGATCGCCTGCTCCGGTGTCAGGCATGGCCCGGGGTTGGTGGCCTGGCCGATCTGTTCCGTTGCCGTTCGTCGTCTTCTCCTGCGAGCTCGCAAGCTAGTGGCAG TTATTTTTTTTATTATAGGACAAAGCGAGTGCTCCGCTCCGTACGTGAGGGACAGACAGGCAGACAGCGATTCCATCCATGCATTCTCCAGCAAACCGTGGTGAAAATCACGCCCGTCTGCCCCGCGCTGGCGCTGCCATCTACAGTACCCCGCACGGCGGCTGCTCCTGCGCTCTGCAGGTCCGCAACAACCCCACCCGACGAGGCTCTGAACGCGAGGGGGATTTCGCGGGATTCCCGAGGGCAGCCGAGTGCATTTTCATTGCCTGTTCTTGCAGTAACAGCTCGCTGCTACCGTTTACTCCTACCTCCCCTGTTCCCCGTGGATGGGAGCTCCACCTCCATGGATGGAGATTGTCACCTGCTGTGCTGCCAGCGCGCTGCACACTGA